A genome region from Setaria italica strain Yugu1 chromosome III, Setaria_italica_v2.0, whole genome shotgun sequence includes the following:
- the LOC101784004 gene encoding helicase-like transcription factor CHR28 — MNNENIIDLISDSDDDFDQQPASASTRFGQNGEERPINFEDEDWQRSAPAPSSSRNIHNNNGQYRTLPPSSTNGRPMESARHTFGSGDMTRSHPSSYMPMRQARGLSASNRVDSVGEKHNSSTADANGNNKRVLPSSFSNGNTSKSMHANVASATRKLPPLFADRNLHSLGEHRMGTNMTNGNAHPSSSRMAIGSFNASNTQKKVDDDDVIVYGGPSTHRVLPSSLGVNNSNNSEVNAFDPQGRLNPENRLLDSDERAVYQEALQHISREKREDDLPEGVLTVSLLKHQKMALAWMVSKENSSHCAGGILADDQGLGKTVSTIALIQKQKSQQSEFMSVDSDRLKSELLNLDEDDEGEQTVNDEPKKDQGASSSLTVAGTSSVEPKKDQGASSSLTVAGTSSVEPCVSQPNNVPDKMAESNAEWKKKAKTCTSSASTTRSMTRPAAGTLVVCPASVLKQWANELTDKVSESAKLSVLVYHGGLRTKDPSELAKYDVVVTTYTIVANEVPKQIADDDADRKNSGEPSAGNKRKPPSSAKSKSKKKKKKLKDSDFDLDSGPLARVRWFRVVLDEAQTIKNHRTIVARACCGLRAKRRWCLSGTPIQNAIDELFSYFRFLKYDPYSTYNSFCTMIKHPIARNAVHGYKKLQAVLRVVLLRRTKETLINGEPIINLPPKTINLNKIDFSHEERSFYLTLEERSRQQFKAFAAAGTLKQNYANILLMLLRLRQACDHPLLVKGNQSEYGGDGSIEMAKQLPKEVVIDLLAKVEVGSAVCTLCNDTPEDAVVTICGHVFCYQCIHERITTDENMCPAPNCSKTLSLESLFSSGALRICISGKSSTAGTSSSEDNESSSISQSSYISSKIQAAIDILNSIINRDALTESDTTESNRSRVAPAKAIVFSQWTGMLDLLELSLNSNLIQYRRLDGTMSLNLRDKAVKDFNTDPEVRVMIMSLKAGNLGLNMVAACHVILLDLWWNPYAEDQAVDRAHRIGQTRPVTVSRLTVKDTVEDRILALQEEKRAMVSSAFGEDKSGGHTTRLTVEDLRYLFKI, encoded by the exons ATGAACAATGAAAATATTATTGACTTGATTTCGGATAGTGATGATGATTTTGACCAGCAGCCAGCTTCTGCAAGCACAAGATTTGGTCAAAATGGTGAAGAGCGTCCAATCAATTTTGAGGATGAGGATTGGCAGAGGAGTGCTCCTGCCCCATCTTCTTCAAGGAATATCCATAATAATAATGGTCAATACAGGACTCTTCCACCATCCTCTACAAATGGTAGACCAATGGAGAGTGCTCGTCATACGTTTGGTTCAGGGGACATGACTCGTTCCCATCCAAGTTCTTATATGCCTATGCGACAAGCAAGGGGCCTTTCTGCTTCGAACAGAGTTGACAGTGTAGGGGAAAAACACAACAGTTCTACAGCAGATGCAAACGGCAATAACAAGAGGGTTCTTCCATCTTCTTTTTCCAATGGCAACACATCAAAATCTATGCATGCAAATGTTGCTAGTGCAACACGCAAGCTCCCACCACTTTTCGCCGATAGAAACTTACATAGTTTGGGTGAGCACAGAATGGGAACAAATATGACCAATGGAAATGCGCATCCTTCATCTTCAAGGATGGCAATAGGAAGTTTTAATGCGAGTAATACCCAGAAAAAGGTTGATGATG ATGATGTTATTGTATATGGAGGTCCCAGCACACATAGGGTACTGCCTTCATCGTTGGGTGTCAACAATTCTAATAACAGTGAAGTTAACGCCTTTGATCCACAAGGTCGCTTGAATCCAGAAAATAGACTTTTGGATTCTGATGAGAGAGCAGTATATCAAGAAGCCCTGCAG CATATTAGTCGGGAAAAAAGGGAAGATGATCTGCCTGAGGGAGTGCTAACAGTATCTCTCCTTAAGCATCAG AAAATGGCATTAGCTTGGATGGTTTCGAAGGAGAATAGCTCACATTGTGCTGGTGGAATTCTTGCAGATGACCAG GGCCTTGGGAAGACTGTGTCTACAATTGCCCTTATACAAAAACAAAAGAGTCAACAGTCTGAATTCATGTCTGTTGATTCAGATCGCTTGAAATCTGAATTACTAAATctcgatgaagatgatgaaggaGAACAAACTGTGAACGATGAACCCAAGAAGGACCAAGGGGCTAGTTCATCGTTAACAGTTGCTGGCACCAGTAGTGTTGAGCCCAAGAAGGACCAAGGGGCTAGTTCATCGTTAACAGTTGCTGGCACCAGTAGCGTTGAGCCATGTGTCAGTCAACCAAATAATGTTCCAGATAAAATGGCTGAAAGCAATGCTGAATGGAAAAAGAAAGCTAAAACATGCACATCATCTGCATCCACCACGCGGTCCATGACAAGGCCAGCTGCAGGTACTCTAGTAGTATGCCCTGCTAGCGTTCTTAAGCAGTGGGCTAACGAATTGACTGACAAGGTTAGTGAAAGTGCTAAGTTATCTGTTTTAGTCTACCATGGTGGTTTGAGGACCAAAGATCCAAGTGAGCTGGCAAAATACGATGTGGTTGTGACTACATATACAATTGTGGCCAATGAAGTACCTAAACAGATCGCTGATGATGATGCAGATCGAAAGAACAGTGGAGAACCCTCAGCTGGCAATAAAAGAAAACCACCATCAAGTGCAAAGAGCAAgtctaagaagaagaagaagaaactgaagGACTCAGACTTTGACCTTGACAGTGGCCCACTTGCGAGGGTACGGTGGTTTAGGGTTGTGCTTGACGAAGCTCAGACAATAAAAAACCACCGAACTATAGTGGCTAGAGCCTGTTGCGGGCTAAGAGCAAAAAGGAGATGGTGCTTATCAGGAACACCTATTCAAAATGCAATTGATGAGCTGTTTAGCTATTTTCGTTTCTTGAAATATGATCCATATTCCACATATAACTCATTTTGCACAATGATAAAGCACCCAATTGCTAGAAATGCAGTTCATGGGTATAAGAAACTTCAAGCTGTGCTGAGGGTAGTTCTCCTGCGTCGTACAAAAG AAACTCTGATTAATGGGGAACCAATCATAAATTTACCTCCAAAGACAATTAATCTGAATAAAATAGATTTCTCACATGAGGAGCGGTCCTTTTATTTGACGCTGGAAGAACGCTCTCGGCAACAGTTCAAG GCATTTGCTGCGGCTGGGACACTCAAACAAAACTATGCCAATATCCTTTTAATGTTGTTGCGGCTTCGGCAAGCCTGTGATCATCCTCTTCTTGTGAAGGGTAATCAGTCAGAATATGGAGGTGATGGTTCTATAGAAATGGCAAAGCAACTGCCTAAGGAAGTTGTGATAGATTTGCTTGCAAAAGTGGAAGTGGGATCTGCTGTTTGTACCTTATGCAAT GACACACCTGAGGACGCTGTTGTGACAATTTGTGGTCATGTTTTCTGCTATCAATGTATACATGAACGGATAACGACTGATGAGAATATGTGTCCTGCCCCTAATTGCAGTAAAACATTAAGTCTTGAATCATtattttcatcaggtgcattaAGGATTTGCATCTCTGGCAAATCTAGTACTGCAGGAACAAGTTCATCAGAAGATAATGAGTCATCTTCAATCAGTCAAAGTAGCTACATCTCCTCCAAGATACAAGCAGCCATTGATATACtaaattctatcatcaacaGAGATGCCCTTACTGAAAGTGATACTACGGAATCAAATCGAAGTCGAGTAGCCCCAGCAAAAGCGATTGTCTTCTCCCAATGGACTGGCATGTTGGATTTGCTGGAGCTTTCACTGAATAGCAATCTTATACAGTACAGGAGACTGGATGGAACGATGTCTCTCAACTTAAGAGATAAAGCAGTGAAGGATTTTAACACTGACCCGGAG GTCAGGGTTATGATTATGTCACTGAAAGCAGGTAATCTTGGTCTCAACATGGTTGCTGCTTGCCACGTAATTCTCCTTGATCTCTGGTGGAACCCTTATGCTGAGGACCAGGCAGTGGATAGAGCACATAGAATTGGGCAGACTCGTCCTGTTACTGTATCTCGCTTGACCGTTAAAGATACAGTGGAAGATCGGATTTTAGCTCTACAG GAGGAAAAGAGAGCTATGGTCAGCTCTGCATTCGGTGAAGACAAATCCGGTGGCCACACGACTCGGCTCACCGTGGAAGACCTGCGGTACCTATTTAAGATATGA